In the Fusarium falciforme chromosome 6, complete sequence genome, ATCGAGTGTCCGCATGCGTACAAGCTTCAGGTCGTTCGAGTGCTTTTCGGATTCGGTCGCGTTCGGCGCAAAGGCGATCTGGGCGGACGCGCCACCCATGTCGAGGAAGCCATAGGTATGGTGATTCTTGCCATGATCGTGCTCTTCAGGATGATCGaagccgccgaggaggtAGTTGGCAGCGATCCAGCCGTATAGACCCTCGGTTTCGCCGGAGATGACCTGAATATGGGCATCGCAGTCGGGGAGGATGAATTTGGTGCTCGCTTGCAGGTATGTGCACATGGACTGGAGAAGGGCTGTTTGCTTCGGCTTCGGTAGCAGACGCATGCCAGCTGTGGCCATGAGGTAGATAGGTGTCTCGGAGACCTTATCGGCGGGGACTTCGGCGAGGGCAATCTTGATCAGTTCGGCGAGATGGTTGACACCAATTTCGGAGGGCTTGTCAGCAAAGGTCGAGACGCCGGGGTGGatcttcttgctctccttgagcttgatctTGGGGAGGGTCTTGAGCTGGGTGACGGAGGCATCCTTCACGGCAGCGGCGTGGTTCTTCCACTTGTAAATATACACACGAGTTCCCGAGGAACCGGCGTCGAGGACGACGCCATATTGCGCTGCGCGACACAATGCCGTCAGTTAGAAGCCAGGAGCAGAGATCGAAATACCAACATGATTTACCCATGAGGGTCAACGCTGGGGTAGCTTAGAGCGATTGCGACAGTGATAAGGTGTCTCAAGGTTTGATTAGGGGGCGCTTCTAACGCGAAAGCGGATGAAGGTCGAATCGAGGTTCGCAAAGGGACGTTGGACGGGCCCGTTTCGATCTTTTGGGCGAACGCTTCGTGGTGTTACGACGACGGGTGGATCCAAGGAGTTCGAGTCGACGAGGCCGAAACGGGGGATCGATACCTTTGAGGTTTGAGGTTTGGAGCGAGTGGGAGTCCCATAGGGGGAGGAGACAAAGATTAATTAGGGGTTGGTCAAAAGAGAGACCAGATATTATTAGGTGTTAGTAGTTGAAGCGAGTGTAGAGCATCATGCAGGATGCGCGAGCGGGTTTGAAAAGCGAGAGGAAGGGGGGGAGTTCGAGTCTGAAGCTGAAAACGAGAGGAAGAAAGCAAACAGGACTTCCCGTTCCAAGAAAcggggagagggaagagagggGCCTGCGGTCTCAGTCACAAGCCAGAAGAGGATTAGCCAGGATGATGAAGTGACAGGGATTGAGCAAGGACACGAGATGGGGCGGGCAATTGGTGTCGAATAGATTGTCGCACGCGGAAGGGAAATGGAGACAAGGCCTCTGTTGTCACGATAAGACGATAGATAAGCCAAATTGTCTGTTGTCCAGGGGGAAAAAGCAGCAgttgaagaaaaaaaaaacaatgATTTGTCCCCTTTCCCTTGACTTTTAGCAGCCCATTCCATTGAGAGTGGCGTCCAATAGTGCATACGCGGCCcccttggtcttggctgaCGATAAGCTCTAAGCTGCCAAAAATCGCGTCCGTCGGTCACGTGGCTCACACGCATCTTGCAGCTCCCGTCTACGTCTATTCTTAGCAACCACACGACTTTCAAATACGAAGCCAGTCCGTGATCGATCGCAACGACTGATGGATGACTGATGCCCAACAACCACGTTGCCCGTGACAGCCTCATGCACCATGGAATCGTGTATTGCATTATATCGTAAACTATATCGCGTTTGTCATCAGACATGCCGTTGTTTGTCGTTACATCGTGACTTTTCGTTAAGCTCTAACTCTATCTAGGTCGCATAGCTCCATATCTTCGTTATCATGCTTTCATGGCATCATCGTCTTCCCGTCTGTAAGTACCCCCTCACAAAGCAAGTACAAACCAAAAGCGAACCCGTTGTCTTCCCAACTCCAAACGCCTCTTCATAAAAAAAGCGCATAAAAAGCAAAGTCGTCCCTTCTTTGTCCCGTGATCTTGATCTCTATTGCTCCTAGCCTCTGCTTCTGGCCATCAGGCTGAGCTGATGGTCATTCTGGAATTTGCCCAGGAAGAGAGGTTGCGCATCTCCGTGGAGTCCCTGCAGGATGGAATGAAATCTGCGGTACAGCCTGCGGTGTCGCAACAAGGACCATAGTCCCTTCATCGAGGCTTTGGTCAATCTCCCGGCGTTTCTGCAGGGGATATGCACATGGTCGAGGGCCCCATTCCTCTCTGTGAGTTCCCTTTCAGTGGTGTTGTTTGCCTCGCGATGTTCTCTGAGTTTTTCGCAACCTTTGCATCCGATGGGGATGCGAGTCTCGGATCGTTGAACCTCTTCGTCTTCCCCGAAAGAAGTCTGAGAATTCCACGTCATGGGGAGCATTACAAGAGGCGGTGGAAAGAGCGCTTCCCGCTGTGCCTTATTACATTCCGATTTACGATCGGTTTGGTTCCCTAGTTCGGCGTGCTGTCGAATGCCGTACTTGTTCCAGTGCAAGACTTTATCGGATGGGGTGTTACAAGTTTGGACGAAAGGAGGCTGGGATCTTTTGCCGTGCCATTCATACAGGGCAGCTTCAACCCTCTGCCGAAAAGATGGCCCTTGGCTTGATGCCGGAGGACCGGCGTGCTGCGTCCCTCGAGGGGCGCGCTGTGATGTCGAAGTTGGCTGATGAGTCCCCAGGCTCCTGGACTGTGGCTCTCCCATAGGTGTTGTGGACCGTCCTTGCTTGCTGGTTTGCTTTCTGGGCCCCGCAAACATGCTTGACTCGAGGAGTTGCTCGAGGGGTTCGTTGTTGAGTTGGTTGGCCATGAACGCCGCTCGTAGGTCGCTTCCTGCGACCTTTCGGTGGTGCTTGAGCTTGTGCATGGATTTATGCTGCTCAGACTTGATGTCCTTAGAAGTCTTTCTAGGTACCACCATGCGTCTGATTTCCTGCTGCAATCTAGGTTGGGAAAATGGTGGATGGGGTGGAAGTTCACTCTCGGGTACGTGCTGGCTTTGTTGCCTTGAGCACTCAGTGTAGTTGGCATTCATGTCATGTGCTTgcaaagaagaggccatAGAATCAGCTTGAATTTATAAATACAGAAAGAAAAGGCAAAGGGACTTGTGTGTGAGGATGGGGGCCTTTTAAAGACCTGGAGTTTCTTACCGAATACCACAAAGGCCAAAGATGTCCGGGGCATCTATTATTGTCCTCGTTCCTTGTGAATGTGGCCCTCGAACAACATTCCATCCCGGTAGGTAACAAAGCCTGATGATCGAACATTCACCGTATCTTCCATGACCATGTCAATGCTCTGCCTGGCAGCTCCTTTGTTCAGCCAGGTTCTCGGGGCGGGCTGCGACCCCTATTCGAGGAACAAGAGAGTGAATACATCAAAGAAATAATTGCTTCCATATGACTACCATCTTTTCTCCCCCTGCAGAAATGTCTGCTTATAAATGCCTCCCGTGCATGTTCAGCCCTGGCATGTTGTCCGGTTGACTGACTCTAATACCAGAAGTTATACCAATTCCCGGGTAATGATTGCGAGGGGGCGCAAAATCAGTTGCCGTGGATGGTCTAATATTCCCAACGACAGGTACTGGCGTTGAAGTCCTTGCTGATACTCCTCCCATTCCTCGATGACGAAAGCCTCCAAGCGGTGTTGCTGTGGACTCAGCTTCACTGCGTTAGTATAAGTTAAGTGCTCATAGCCCGATAGCACTTACAGCGAGATGCGCCCCCCACTCGCGGCCAAAGAGTGCTCTCCCTCGTGACGGCTGGGTAGCTTCGAGGCATGCCTGTGTTCATACCTGAGCCGTTGGCTCGGCGCTGGCTGAACGCAGGAGTATTATCGCTTTCGGGTACTCCGTTATTTCCTGCAATGCCTTGGTTAAGCTGAGATGGTGTCTCGAGGGTCAAGTCAACAGCATCCGAGGCCGCCTTCTGGATTTGATCGAGTTCAGCCCTGCGCTTGACTTTGTCATAGAGCTCTTGTAACTGAAGGACCTTGCGAGTTTTTTCTTTGTATGCTTGGCCGATCTCTTCGTTCTTGCGTCGCAAGGCGTCCTGCTCTGCCGTCATGCCTATTCTTTGTTAGTTACTGTTGGCGCTTGGAGCATCTACCATGGAGACTAACCCGTCAACCTGTGCTGGAGCCCGTCAATTTCCGTGTTTGCATCGCTCACAGTCTTCTCGAGTCGAATGTTGAGGGCAGAGTACTTTTCTGCAAGTGTCTTGTAGAGGTATTGTTGGTAGTACATGTCTTGAGTAGTTTGGTAGGCCCAGAAGCTGAGGGCTCGACTAGTACACTCCATGACGATATTGGGACTCAGGCCGCTCAGGATGGTCGTCTTGTATTCTTCGCTTGGGCTGAGGTTCGTAATGACGGCATCATCGGGGTTGTTGAAGTGTGAGTGACAAGCAGGGCATGTGTTGCGGCGTTCCGTTTCTTGTCCGGTGATCCCCAGCCGCTCAGCGCACTCCAAGCAGAAAATGTGACTATTAGCGGTGTTAGTAAGGCATTGGACAGACCCTGGACTCTGAAAGCGAACCTGCATGTTGTTACTAGAGCGCGCTCTCCGAGCTCCTGCCGGCACTGGAGGTTATTGCAGATGAGCGTATGTTCCATGTCGTCTGAGCCGACAAGGAGGCAGTGTGTTCTTGTTCCGTGAGTGGTGGCAAAAGATTGCGGGAATGCTAGAACAACGAAGATGGTCTATCAAGGTGACGGTCACTCATTCTCTGATGGAAACCTGGAGCCGGCGGATGAGTAATGTTGCTGGTTCGTTGTGAGGAAGGCGCAGGTAGAGGAGGAAGGAGCGAACCTTCGGAACACTCCTCCATCAGTGACAATGACGGACAGAATCAAGGCTCATGATGGGGAAAGCGTGCGAGCTACCTATCGAGAAAGGAAATCGCAATTGAATGTTATTACTCGTTCAAATCTAGTAAGTTGAACCTGTCGAACTGGGGGGTATGGCCTGCATCCCAGGGGTCATCGTAACTCAAGCTCAATCAGAACGTTATGGCGAAGATGGATCTGGCATCTTCCACAATGCAGCTACCTCAAGCCAAGTGAGCTGTAGATGCTGTGCTCGTCCTTGAATACCGAGTTCTGAGTTGCAATCGAGGGCCCTGCAACCCCAGCACCGTATACCTGACCTTCACCGAAGGATGGTGCTTGCACCGAGTCCCATTGCTTCGCATTGAAATCCCACCATGATTGTTGGGCGAGGAGACTGGCCATCCCTTCCCCCTCGAATTGCTCGGGTGGTATCTCAAACTCGAGCTCTCCAATCAGTGTGTCAAGATCGGCCTCTAGAGACGATGGCAGTGGTAGAATCGGCTCAGACTGCGTGGGTGATGTCTCTTGCTTCAGAAAGGCGGTTTCGAGGGGCGGTGACGGTAGAGCAGCGTCACTTCTGCTTTGTGGTTGGGCCAAGAGCTCGATAAGCTCCTGCGTGGTCAATGGCAGGAGAGTAGACACCTCGTGATTTGGATAGAGGCGTCGAAGGACTGAGCGGCACTCCTCCAGGGACTGAGACAAGGTGTCGAGGGCTCTGAGGACAGGTCAGAAAGAGGTCCTGCAAGTGACTGATAAGGGTCAACTCACTTTCTGGACGGAATCAATCGCTGTCGGTGCTTGTCGTATGAGCAGCTCTTGGGAGCTCGGCTGGTGATGCATTGACCACATGGCAGCTTGCCATCGCAGCGGATTTTGCGTCTCTTGCACTCT is a window encoding:
- a CDS encoding RING-type domain-containing protein; protein product: MEHTLICNNLQCRQELGERALVTTCSHIFCLECAERLGITGQETERRNTCPACHSHFNNPDDAVITNLSPSEEYKTTILSGLSPNIVMECTSRALSFWAYQTTQDMYYQQYLYKTLAEKYSALNIRLEKTVSDANTEIDGLQHRLTGMTAEQDALRRKNEEIGQAYKEKTRKVLQLQELYDKVKRRAELDQIQKAASDAVDLTLETPSQLNQGIAGNNGVPESDNTPAFSQRRANGSGMNTGMPRSYPAVTRESTLWPRVGGASRCKCYRAMST
- a CDS encoding Zn(2)-C6 fungal-type domain-containing protein, whose protein sequence is MSPSNPKLAAGGAFHTFQGVIPKKQPAPSSSTRPRVAGARRITTPHACTECKRRKIRCDGKLPCGQCITSRAPKSCSYDKHRQRLIPSRKALDTLSQSLEECRSVLRRLYPNHEVSTLLPLTTQELIELLAQPQSRSDAALPSPPLETAFLKQETSPTQSEPILPLPSSLEADLDTLIGELEFEIPPEQFEGEGMASLLAQQSWWDFNAKQWDSVQAPSFGEGQVYGAGVAGPSIATQNSVFKDEHSIYSSLGLR